The following are from one region of the Mycolicibacterium diernhoferi genome:
- a CDS encoding alpha/beta hydrolase, with protein sequence MNLKRGGLAAAMALLLVSGCSNVVDGRAVLSAPRPGTPVQWAPCEAGAGESRMPMGAECGLLSVPVDYANPDGEVAQIAMIRIKATGEKIGSLFINPGGPGESGVKAAVNLVGTMPQSVRERFDLVGFDPRGVGGSKPALWCNSDEDNDRLRADPTVEYTEEGVEHIESETQAFIDRCVEKMGEEFLANVGTVSVAKDLDAMREAVGDEKLTYLGYSYGTRIGATYAEMFGDKVRAMILDGAVDPNADPVEADLRQAAAFQTAFDDYAADCAKEPDCPLGTDPTKATDVYKDLVYPLVDNPAPTADPRGLGYSDAIVGTILPLYSPNLWRHLTDGLRELRGGRGDTMLALADLYMGRDANGHYNNSTDVRVAVNCVDEPPITDRATVVEQDRRAREVAPFLSYGEFTGMAPMGTCSFWPVPPTSEPHELHVPGLPPTLVVSTTNDPATPYQAGVDLAEQLGGTLLTYVGTQHTVVFQGNQCVDDISAKYVIDGILPPEGTRC encoded by the coding sequence ATGAACCTCAAGCGCGGGGGCCTCGCGGCCGCCATGGCGCTGCTCCTGGTCTCCGGATGCAGCAACGTCGTCGACGGCCGTGCCGTGCTGTCCGCACCCCGGCCCGGTACGCCGGTGCAGTGGGCGCCGTGCGAGGCCGGCGCGGGGGAGTCCCGGATGCCGATGGGCGCCGAGTGTGGCCTGTTGTCGGTGCCGGTCGACTACGCCAACCCGGACGGTGAGGTCGCGCAGATCGCGATGATCCGGATCAAGGCCACCGGCGAGAAGATCGGATCGTTGTTCATCAACCCGGGCGGCCCCGGCGAATCGGGGGTCAAGGCCGCGGTCAACCTGGTCGGCACGATGCCGCAGTCGGTGCGCGAACGCTTCGATCTGGTCGGATTCGACCCGCGCGGCGTCGGTGGGTCCAAGCCCGCGCTGTGGTGCAACTCCGACGAGGACAACGACCGGCTGCGTGCCGACCCGACGGTCGAGTACACCGAGGAGGGCGTCGAGCACATCGAGTCCGAGACTCAGGCGTTCATCGACCGGTGCGTGGAGAAGATGGGCGAGGAGTTCCTGGCCAACGTCGGAACGGTAAGCGTGGCAAAGGATCTCGACGCCATGCGGGAGGCGGTCGGCGACGAGAAGTTGACCTACCTGGGCTACTCCTATGGCACCCGGATCGGTGCCACCTACGCCGAAATGTTCGGCGACAAGGTGCGCGCGATGATCCTGGACGGCGCGGTGGACCCCAACGCCGATCCGGTCGAGGCCGATCTGCGTCAGGCGGCGGCCTTCCAGACCGCCTTCGACGACTACGCCGCGGACTGCGCCAAGGAGCCGGACTGCCCGCTGGGCACCGACCCCACCAAGGCCACCGACGTGTACAAGGACCTGGTCTACCCGTTGGTCGACAACCCGGCGCCGACGGCCGACCCGCGCGGCCTGGGCTACAGCGACGCGATCGTCGGAACCATCCTGCCGCTCTACTCGCCGAACCTGTGGCGTCACCTGACCGACGGGCTCAGGGAACTGCGCGGCGGCCGCGGCGACACCATGCTGGCGTTGGCCGACCTGTACATGGGCCGGGATGCCAACGGCCACTACAACAATTCCACCGACGTGCGGGTGGCCGTCAACTGCGTCGACGAACCGCCCATCACCGACCGGGCCACCGTCGTGGAGCAGGACCGCCGTGCCCGTGAGGTGGCGCCCTTCCTGAGCTACGGCGAGTTCACCGGCATGGCGCCGATGGGCACCTGCTCGTTCTGGCCGGTGCCGCCCACCTCGGAACCCCATGAGCTGCACGTGCCCGGGCTGCCGCCGACGTTGGTGGTCTCCACCACCAACGACCCGGCCACCCCGTACCAGGCCGGCGTGGACCTCGCCGAGCAGCTCGGCGGCACGCTGCTCACCTACGTGGGCACCCAGCACACCGTGGTGTTCCAGGGCAACCAGTGTGTCGACGACATCTCGGCCAAGTACGTGATCGACGGGATCCTCCCGCCGGAGGGCACCCGGTGCTGA